The following DNA comes from Pseudopipra pipra isolate bDixPip1 chromosome 14, bDixPip1.hap1, whole genome shotgun sequence.
ATTCCTGTTCTTTCCTATTAATATTTCCAAGTCTCTACTCCTCCTTAACATTTTGTCTAGagatacatatttatataaGAGACCATGTTGTAGGTGAAATCTTTAAGTCATTATATTTCAACTCAGCAGTTAAGAGACATATTGCTTCCAGCTGGCATAAATAACTGTACCCACTTATTtgcaaaacattattttaactgCTGTCAACTCATATTCATGAGAGaaggaaaccaaacaaaaaaatgctaGTTcgatttaaaaacaaaaaaagaccaaaaaataccccaaaagcACAACAAGACCCGACCACAGAGAAACAAACCTGGAGAACTACTGAACGCTGGCAGGGAAACAAACCTGGAGAGCTACTGAACACTGGCAAGgagacaacaaaaaaacaactgtcATGTTACAAAGTCTCACCTTCTCCTGCCAAGTAAAACTGGCCTCCTGCAAAGACACAGCCAGGTAGTTTGTGACTTCAGGACTCTCAAAAGCAAGAAGCATGCCCCACAGAAAAGGTCAAAACAAGCAGCAACTGTTGCATTTTGATGGTCAGCAAATATTCTTTCCAAAGCAAGAACAAATCGAGACATTTGTTGCTCGCTACAGCGGGGAGTACTTGCAACCTGTTCTTAAGTCTCAAACCACAGCCCAGCCTCGGAAGAATCACCGACATTCAACTGACTTTTCCCTGAGAGAAGGGTTTGGGATTTGGTCGTCATCAGCACCCGAAATAAGCCAGGCAGTttgctgcttcccttcccttctcagcCCTGCCTCGCCAACACAGAAACCTCATTCCTGCCCATCCCATGTGCTGCCCCgatcctctctctcctctccgCCGGTATCGTGGGTCTTTCGGGTGAGCCCTTCACCCCCTTTACAGGCTCTCATTCCGCCTGTCCCCCAACACCTCCCCAGTCCGCCCCGTGAAGTGACACCCGCCGGGCGCTCCGCGGCCGAGCTGCGCTCCTCGCTCCGCCGAGCGCCGCGTCCTCGCTTCCCACGGCATTCGGGGAAACCCCAAGTTCCCGGGCCGTGGGCTGGCAGCAGTGCCCGGCGGGAGGGGCAGCCCTGCGGTGTCCCGGCCAGCACGGGCCGGCCGCCTCCGGCCGCTCCGCCGCCGGCCCTTCCCAAGCGGGGAAGCTTCGCACGACATTAGCccaatttttaaataaatcacgTCTGTTTCTGGGTGACGAAAATTACTCGGGATGATTAAATGAACGATCGTTGGCgcttaaaagaaaggaaaaaaaatacaccaccCCACCCTTTATTTTAATGGATGATAAAATTGTGATAGGCGAAacggagggggaggaggggaaagggggaagaaaacTTTGTTTCTAATGAGGAAAATGCGGCTACGAAAACAAAaccgtaaaaaaaaaaaatctattcttgACTAAGGATTAATTCAGTGTCTGTGAATAGGAAACGCTGCGCTGGGTAATTGCAGCGAGGTAGCGCGGCTCCAGCTGCGAGGCGACGCGAGCACCTTTGTGCGCTTGCCAGTACAGCTCTGGGGAGAGGTAACTTCCCTCCGTCCCCACGGTCTGGTGTCGAGTAACGGGAAATTTAACATTCCGTGTTTCCAGAGCAAATtattcccccccctcccctccaccccccttccctttcccccacttccCTCGCAGGCAGCCAGCCGGGCGCTCCGCCTGACGGGGCGGGGAGCCCCGAGCCGGCCCTTGGCACCGCATCCCGCGGGCACGGGGACGGCGTCCCCGGCCTCCGCAGCTCCGTTcgggggtgggaggaggaagggaacgGGAAAGCCCCTCGGCAGCGAGCGGAGAACGGCCCGGGCACCCTCGGCGCAGCAGGAGGCACGGGCAGCTCCTCCCGCCGGCACCAACCTCCGCGACGGCACCGAGGGAAGCGCAGAGCGAAGCGGCGGCaccggggcgggcggggcagCGCCCGAGCTCATCGGGGaacccccgccccgccggcccgaGGGGTGTCCGGGGAGCCTCGCCCGCCGCACAGCCCGTCACCTCAGGGAAAGGCTTCGGAAAGGCTGGGGGAGAAAAGGGTCTGTGGGCTCTCGCAGGGGGCGccggggctggggagagggagcgcagcccctggggcagctgcGCCtccgcggccccggcccccctCGGCCCGCTGTGAACGCGGGGCAGGCTCCGCTCAAGGAACGGGGGCCGGGGGAAGGCCCTTAGGTACGATAAAGAAAAaccctatttcttttttttgttgttttcttccccCCGAAAAAAGCCAAGCGCGTTACGTTACCCAGCGGCAGGAGCGTCCGGGTGCCCTGGGAGCGGCTTCCCTCGGCACCTAAAGACTCCGCTTCCGCGTGGGAAGAGGTTCCGAGGGCTGGAGTTAAAGGCACTAATGAAACTCAAGCCgtggaaaggagaaaaacccTCCCGGAGCGCTGGGGGCTGCTAGCCCTTCTCTGGCAACATCTCTCTGTTGCACAAATCTCAACTCAATTTAAAAGGAGAATTAGTTAGTATTTCATTGATAAAATCATCAAAATCCTTTTAATTTACCTTTTTCTGAGACCAAAAGGTGACTTGGAATTCTTAAATATTCACATTGACAAGCCAGCTGGCTCTAGTGTACAACTTACATGTTAACAAAAATGCATACCATGTACCAGGTGAATCATCACATTCGAACAGGAAAAGTCCTAAAGACATGAAATCCAAGAGGTATCCAGACTACAGTGTTAATATGCAGGATTCATAATCATAGGAAGGGGAAAACTCCTCAAGAAGAGTATTTCTCACTCCAGCTCTTCAGTTTTAAATACTCTCTGATGCCCAATTTGCAACTCAAGCTGCAGGGGGAAGAGCTAAGTGATCACTTCTTGTTTAAAAAGCTGGGCAACTCCCCCCACAGTGACACTGAAGAAAATCCCATAATGCAAAACACCTGAATTTTGgaatagtaaaaaaatatatatatagtcacATGGACCCAAAATTGGCTATGCCTGTTGGTGGTTTTGAAGGCAGCCAATCTGATTTAGTTTCTGTTAAATAATGGTGTAAAGAGATAAAACTCTACTGGGTGAAAATACTGGGCTGAATTCTGTTTGACAAACTCATTTGAGGTTAATAATCATTGCAGGTGTTTAAGGGAAGCCAAATCATGTGCAAGGCCAAAGCAAttaggttttgtttggttttttgtttttgtttttttttttacaatcaAGTTATAAACCCCATATAATATATGGAGGCTTGCAAGTGGGCATCTTAACACAGATATAGCAGCGTAAGCATGCCACAAACATACAAtctcataaaataaaattaatatcaaATATAAAGCATTTGAACCAAATCAAGCCTTAAAtgtaataaattatttccttcaaaGGAAACTTACCTAGGCTCAATAAGGTCTTTGCTagcagcatttttttaataaagaaactaaaaatgCCAAAATATCTACAATTTTTATGAGAAGGAGTTGAATAGTTAAGGAGAAATTTCCCACTATTAGGGGGTATGAAAAATATACTAGCAATTAATATGCAATACATATATGTATACCCATACTTAcaaatataaacacacacatacaaccTGGACAGTTCATGTTAACCAAGGGAAAGGCTAAATAATACAAAATGATTACTAAATACAGGTACACTTTAAAAACACAGAGACAGCGAATTTTATCTGttgcaaaaatgtatttgattACTCGAGTAAAATTACAGTATCTCTGCTGTTAGTAAGTATTAAATGTTAAAGAAACTGGacctcttttcctttcaactTTCCGAGAAAGTGCATGTAACAGTCCAAggttccccctgccccccccaaTACCtaatacaaaataaacaaacactaTACTTGTTCCCTTGGTCAAGGAGTAGGGCTTGGTCTTGTAAGGAACGTATGTACATTTTAATGAAAGTGATGTCTTATTGTATATACAGGAGCATCTACAGTTGTCCACGGAAGTTGTTCAAGATGCCATACTTAGCAGCATTGTGAAAGTCCAGCACATTTTCTATAATGAATATACCTACAAGGCAAAATGTTACGTCTCAGTTTCAACTACCAAAACAACACTTCAGTATCTCCTCTAATAATCCGCGTGCTTATTACTGTACAGAAATGTATTAACATTTAAGACGACTCAAGTAAAAAGCACAATACAAATAACAGTTCAAAACGGAAAATGTTAAAcctacaaaaattaaagcagttttaattttataataaaaatcaaaaactgAGCTGTGTAAAGGACCCACACTGTTCAGTCTATATTCtctcagtcctttttttttaattttgtttggaaaaattaaacaatGTGTTTGCTGATAAAGTTTCCAGCAGGATCAAAGTGTACATTTATATACAGATTTTTATTAGAGATCTAATGCATCACTGAGGCATCGCATCAATACCAGAGTTCATGTTAAACTGGATATAGAAAATAAGTTAATGCCAGAATAAGATCACCTAGCAGAACAGACTTGCAACTGCCATAAATGTTACAGCAAGTTTACAGCACTCTAGTCGATTAGTATTTAGTTCAAAATACGGGAGACCAAAGTTAATGCTTGCATTTGTTTGCAAAGCAAGGTTATATCACTAATAAATAAGCTCTCTTAGAACTCTAGAAGTAGAACACGGTACAAAACAAAGTCTTTGTAATGTTGTAGCCTGCAGCTTGAAAAAAGCAACCCTAGGTTGCACTATTTGCAGGAATGTTATttatggaggtttttttctaatttgttACAATTTCTTTGTTGTCTTCCACGAAACGCGTAAAACGGAAGTTTGTCCCATTTTCGTTGCTTGCCATTTTCTCCAGACCAGCTAGAGGTGCATTGGGTTCTGAATTCTGGAGCTTCTCCAGGCTTCCTGTCAAGCCACTGATGGGAGAGCTGCCCCCGTTGCCCAGGCCTCCCGGTGCTGGAGGGATGCCGCCATTCTGGATGACAGAGATCTCGTTGGTCTTCATGGCCAAGCCATTGGAGAGTGCAGCTGCATACTGGTTCCAGAAGCTGGATGGGTCTCCATTCCCTGACCGCGCAGCCAAATCCTTCTGAAACATTTCTGGGAACTTTACAGGATTGCCTCCTAGAAATGTCATGGGGCCATCTACAGAAAGTCGTCTGCCTCGTCTTGCAGGAGTACTGTTCCACATGTGAGTGCCCATGTGAacctggaaagaaagaaaggaagaaacaaacaaacaaaaaatagacGTTGACAGGGATTTCAAACTTATTTTGATCACTGAGAAGGCAGGAGTCCATGAACGTGTCCAGTCTTGTTACCTAATGAATGGCATTAAAGGTAGAGGATGCAGGGCTCCATTTCCCATCTGGAATAATAAATAAACTACTTCTGGATTAGCCCATCATCATTACCCACAATACCCTGTTCTGCTGCTCAACAATGCATTGcttcttactcttttttttttttacatgtatttAGTTTATAATGACTTTGTGTTGTTCTGTCAATTGCAGATAGCTGCTTTCAGGGCTAGAATTGCTATGTCCACTTTCATTGCAATGGTAAGTATTGTATTTGACACCCTTTACCCTATAAACGTCCTTTTCAGACAGGCAGAAAGTATCCTTTACTGATTGCTCATTGGAGAGCCTCCTGTATAGACAGAATGGCCTGAAAGTAATTATGCACCTCACATTACTGGCAGCAACCTCTAGAGAAATACTCTGTCAACAGAAAAATGTACACAGTAAAGTGCTCAACTGGTGTTCTAAAACTTAAGTCTATTTGCTTTTTCAAACACATATCAGTAGGAAATGTTAGTTATATAATCAATTAAAGTAACGCCCATTACTTCCAGAATTATATTAATAGTTTTTTTAAACACTCATCTTACATGATAGATATGAAAAACAGCACATTCAAGAGCCTTTCACCTCTTGAAGAGGTGTGTGAGTTACAAAACTCATTTCTCTGTTAATTAATACTCCTTACCATCATTTGGCTGTTCTGTTTCACACTCTACATAGACAGTCTTTGCTGGTAGATGAATTTTAATTAAGCCAAAACAGCTCATGCCTCAGACCTGCTGCCAACATGAGCACTCAGTAAGAGGCCACCCAGGTCTACCAGAGCTGACTAAACACAGTCACACCACAGATACCCAAAGGTACCACTGCTTACAACATTAATAGATGTAAAAAACTGAAAACCCccaggaaggagaaaataaagcctaagagcagcaagaggaaaaagtaCCTTCAGATTGCCTTTTGTTGTGAATGCTCTTCCACATATAGTGCAGGCAAAAGGTTTCTCACCAGTGTGTGTCCTTTCATGGATCTGCAGAGcactggaagaagaaaatgttttcccaCACGTGTTGCAGTAGTGCTGTTTTGGAGTTCTtctggggagagcagggagcagcacaggggatgTGGCAGAGGACAGTGGCCCCGAAGAAACAAGACCAGAGGGTGCTTCTTTGCTGTCCTGAGGAGAGCCGTGCACAAAGCCGTTCACCTCAGTCTTTATGAGCGATGACAGTGTATTAGCAGGCATAACTGAAGAGTTCTGATTAGGGCCAATACTGGAGTTGGGCTCAAAAAGCTGTGATGGTAGATCTCGCATCTGATGTGTCAACATATGCTGCTTCAAATTACCCTTTGTGGAAAAGCCACGATTGCAAACTGTGCAAATAAATGGTCTCTCTTTGGTATGACTTCTGTAATGAATGTCCAAGGCACTCTGACAAGCAAATGTTTTGCCACAAATGTCACATGCAGTGTTTTTAAATTTACCTCTATCTCTGAAAGGAAAGAGCATACTCAGAGACtcttctttaattattttatcagTGTTACTAGACGTCAAGTCCAAAGCACCACTGTTAGCAGGGGTTGGAGACAAACCGTTGGCAAACTCACTTGGTAAAGCTCTTACTGGTTTCTCTTCGATACTTGGTGACTTGTGGTAATCATTAGTGCTGTTGGATGGGGACAAGGCCTGCATGGAAGAGGTAGACTCTGAGACAGCAGGGCTTCCAGCACTTTGGCTTTCCATATCACCACCGACAGATGACGAATCGTTAGTCAAAACGTCCCCTTCCACTGACCCATTTTCAACTGACTTTAAGCTTGCCTGAAGTTGTTCAGCAAGTCCTGCATTGATCATCTTCATCTGATTTTCTAAAGCAGCAATACTTGACATTTCCAGGGGCAGAGGGGAAGAAGACAAGCTGTCTTGAGATGCATCCACAGATTTAGGTGTATCTGGCACGCTGCTGTCAGGACAGTCTTCCATATTCTCGTCTGAGAAGTTGTCTATATCATCAAAATTCTTATCATCAAAAGATCCCGTATCTGATTCCATTGACTCTGGATAGTTTTCTGTCACTGGGGTGTTGGGGATCTGCCCTCCCATGTGCATTCGGATATGCTGCTGTAGCACAACGGCATTGGTGAATTTTTTCTGGCAGATTGGGCATGAATGTTGCACTCTCAGTGGGGGCATGGCACGGTGGACACTGTAATGAGTCTTTAAGTTGCCCTTAGTAGTGAAAGCACGACCACagattttacatttaaatggCCTCTCACCGGTGTGTGTGCGGTAATGCATTTTCAGTGCGCTCTGGCAGCTGAGAACTCGGTGGCAAATGATGCACTCGTTAGGATCGGTTGCCTTTTTGTCAATGTTTTCTACCAGTTGCTGCAACTTTGATGTTTCAGATGCTGGCGTTGAATCCAATAGTCCTCCAAATGGAAATTTTGCCTTAAATTGCTCTGACATTAGAGGCATCAGTGGATTTGTAAAAGTGGCGACACCGCTGGAGCCCGAGTCTGCAGCCGGGGAGCTCACGGAGCTACTCATGTTAGCGATGGTGCTTGTGTTTTGAGGGTTTTCTTCGATTTTGCCATTTGAGGTAGGCAAAGCACCAGACTCTACCTCATCAGAAAGTCCATTGGAAATTTTTGATGTGGGATCGGCTGTTCCCGAGTCACTCTTgacagagcagggagggctAGCAGAAGGATGGCTAATGGGAATCGGCTGAGGCTCCTCAGTTTTGATGAATGGGGTCAAGCTTGGAATCGTTGGTGGGAGCGGCAGGCCAACAGAAGTTGTTAGGGTGGAGAGGACCGGCTTGCTGTCCAGCCAGCTCGTGACAGGTTTCTCTGGTGGTATAGACATCCCATAAGGAATACCCGTGCTTGTAGGaatattgtccaaatgctctgGCACCGGGTACGGATTCATTTGAATATGAgggtatttttctttatgaCGCTGAAAGTGGACTTTTAAGTTTCCCTTTGTTGAGAACCTGTTTCCACATATGTTGCATTTAAATGGCCTCTCGCCAGTGTGAGAACGCAAATGAATCTGCAAGGCACTGTCACTCCCAAACACTTTAGCACAGAACCTGCATTTATGCTTAAAGAATGCCTCATCTGAATTACTTTTTGCTTCAAAAGCAGTCACATTTGGtggcttgctttttctttgctgtgccAAGGCAGTCAAGGAGTTTAAATCCTCTGCAGGTGTTCCAATATTGGACAAGGGACTGGAGAAAACAGAGTTACTAGGGGTGGGCTGAGGTAGAAGTGGATTAGATGCAGGACTTAATAAACTGCTTATTGCAAAAGCTGGTGAAGATGATGCTGATACTGGTGGGTTGTTGAGCTGTGAGCCACCAATAGTTGAAGCCACTTTTTCTGAGGACGGTGTTGTAACTGCTGCTGCCAATATGTTAATATTTGGAGAAGAGCCACTATTGGATGGAATTAGAGTGTTGCCAGGGTTGCTCTGAGGTAGCTGTATAGGGGGTAGCTGTTTCACACCACTGATGCTGGCAGATTGACTAGCAAGGCTTTGTGCTaatccagctgctgcagccagctgcTGGGATAAATGGGAACTTAACGTGGACAAGGGGTTGGCAGATGTTCGTAAAGTACCTTGAGAAGAGCTGGATGTTGGCATGTCTGTATTTTGGGTAGCCAACAATAATATTTGGTGACGAATTTGTTCAATCAGTTGCAACTGAtggatctgctgctgctgcaatgcCAACAGCTGCTCCATCAGGGCAGGTACAGCGAGCTTACTGTTGGATGCACCGTTACATCTCGCTTCCTGGGAGAACTGTGCTACTGCCACTTTTGTACTCTGCAGGTTTTCAATTATTACATTACTATTTATCACCGAAAA
Coding sequences within:
- the SALL1 gene encoding sal-like protein 1, with the protein product MSRRKQAKPQHFQSDPDLALLSQRNGDTEKGQANRTTKNKDAHVCGRCCAEFFELSDLLQHKKNCTKNQLVLIVNENPASPSETFPPSSPSDNPDEQMNDTVNNTDQVDCSDLSEHNKLDREESMDVEASSINNSSSSSKSVNNSITSSNSSTMGTSAVTTSLPHIGDLTTLGNFSVINSNVIIENLQSTKVAVAQFSQEARCNGASNSKLAVPALMEQLLALQQQQIHQLQLIEQIRHQILLLATQNTDMPTSSSSQGTLRTSANPLSTLSSHLSQQLAAAAGLAQSLASQSASISGVKQLPPIQLPQSNPGNTLIPSNSGSSPNINILAAAVTTPSSEKVASTIGGSQLNNPPVSASSSPAFAISSLLSPASNPLLPQPTPSNSVFSSPLSNIGTPAEDLNSLTALAQQRKSKPPNVTAFEAKSNSDEAFFKHKCRFCAKVFGSDSALQIHLRSHTGERPFKCNICGNRFSTKGNLKVHFQRHKEKYPHIQMNPYPVPEHLDNIPTSTGIPYGMSIPPEKPVTSWLDSKPVLSTLTTSVGLPLPPTIPSLTPFIKTEEPQPIPISHPSASPPCSVKSDSGTADPTSKISNGLSDEVESGALPTSNGKIEENPQNTSTIANMSSSVSSPAADSGSSGVATFTNPLMPLMSEQFKAKFPFGGLLDSTPASETSKLQQLVENIDKKATDPNECIICHRVLSCQSALKMHYRTHTGERPFKCKICGRAFTTKGNLKTHYSVHRAMPPLRVQHSCPICQKKFTNAVVLQQHIRMHMGGQIPNTPVTENYPESMESDTGSFDDKNFDDIDNFSDENMEDCPDSSVPDTPKSVDASQDSLSSSPLPLEMSSIAALENQMKMINAGLAEQLQASLKSVENGSVEGDVLTNDSSSVGGDMESQSAGSPAVSESTSSMQALSPSNSTNDYHKSPSIEEKPVRALPSEFANGLSPTPANSGALDLTSSNTDKIIKEESLSMLFPFRDRGKFKNTACDICGKTFACQSALDIHYRSHTKERPFICTVCNRGFSTKGNLKQHMLTHQMRDLPSQLFEPNSSIGPNQNSSVMPANTLSSLIKTEVNGFVHGSPQDSKEAPSGLVSSGPLSSATSPVLLPALPRRTPKQHYCNTCGKTFSSSSALQIHERTHTGEKPFACTICGRAFTTKGNLKVHMGTHMWNSTPARRGRRLSVDGPMTFLGGNPVKFPEMFQKDLAARSGNGDPSSFWNQYAAALSNGLAMKTNEISVIQNGGIPPAPGGLGNGGSSPISGLTGSLEKLQNSEPNAPLAGLEKMASNENGTNFRFTRFVEDNKEIVTN